ATGCTGGGACTTATTCGCATGGGCGCATATTTGCTGAGCGGGTTTACTATATGGCAGTTTGTTCATGATGGGAACGGAGCTGCAGTTATGCCATTTACCAAGCATTTAGCCTTGGACCCTTCGCATGGCATGATATTTGGCGTTTGCGCCGGGGTTAGCAATTATACGGGATATGATGTTACATTGATTCGTCTATTATGGGCGGCAGCTAGTTTTTATCGCGGGTTTGGCATAGGACTATATATTTTGGCTTTTATCATAATGCCGCAATAATGCGCAGTTGATGATAATCCGATTTCTGGAAACAACAGGAATCGGTTTTTTTTTATTACTCCTGTAGCACCAGGGAGAGCCTTGACATAAGATATAGTAGATTTAAGAG
This region of Veillonellaceae bacterium genomic DNA includes:
- a CDS encoding PspC domain-containing protein, with amino-acid sequence MLGLIRMGAYLLSGFTIWQFVHDGNGAAVMPFTKHLALDPSHGMIFGVCAGVSNYTGYDVTLIRLLWAAASFYRGFGIGLYILAFIIMPQ